One uncultured Alphaproteobacteria bacterium genomic region harbors:
- a CDS encoding conserved exported hypothetical protein (Evidence 4 : Homologs of previously reported genes of unknown function): MTRIPTFALCASLLLCAAPAAAGSATIEVAASRTALVTLPRAARSVVIGNPKIADVSVEGTTQVVVFGKAPGGTTLTVFGPGRSVLLTAEVLVRAAAPGDVTVTYGAGRNVQPGGHAVTYACDAACTRVPADRATLGGGW; encoded by the coding sequence ATGACCCGAATCCCGACCTTCGCGCTGTGCGCTTCCCTCCTGCTCTGCGCCGCGCCCGCCGCCGCCGGATCCGCGACGATCGAGGTCGCGGCGAGCCGCACCGCGCTCGTCACCCTCCCCCGCGCCGCCCGCAGCGTGGTGATCGGCAACCCCAAGATCGCCGACGTCTCGGTGGAAGGCACCACCCAGGTGGTGGTGTTCGGCAAGGCGCCGGGCGGCACCACCCTCACGGTGTTCGGCCCCGGGCGCAGCGTGCTGCTGACCGCCGAGGTTCTGGTGCGCGCCGCCGCCCCCGGCGACGTTACCGTCACCTACGGCGCGGGCCGCAACGTTCAGCCCGGCGGCCACGCCGTCACCTACGCCTGCGACGCCGCCTGCACGCGGGTGCCCGCCGACCGCGCCACCCTCGGCGGCGGCTGGTAA
- a CDS encoding TPR repeat protein, translated as MSRWSAVALVLAGLGLSACAGGGAASPEDEVARAVEPSLRAAAAAAEAENDPRGAAQHWRTLYLRHPEDKTLALALARNLRYAGEAQAAADLMLEATERLGRDPVLVAELGKDWLAAGRQGLALKTLAEAAALAPGDWSVQSAHGVALDAAGRTAEAQAAYARALAVSPDNPEVLNNLALSQATDGRLDDAIATLRVADEQPRAGMQVRQNLALLLALRGDVAAAERAAPRDLPPEVTRENAAFLRWLAAHRRQ; from the coding sequence GTGTCGCGTTGGTCTGCGGTTGCGCTGGTCCTCGCCGGTCTGGGTCTGTCCGCCTGCGCCGGAGGCGGCGCGGCCTCGCCCGAGGACGAAGTCGCGCGCGCGGTGGAGCCGTCCCTGCGCGCCGCCGCCGCCGCCGCCGAGGCCGAAAACGACCCGAGGGGTGCGGCGCAGCACTGGCGCACGCTCTATCTCCGCCACCCGGAGGACAAGACTCTCGCCCTCGCGCTCGCCCGCAATCTCCGCTACGCCGGGGAGGCTCAGGCCGCCGCCGACCTGATGCTGGAGGCGACCGAGCGCCTCGGCCGCGACCCGGTGCTGGTGGCCGAGCTCGGCAAGGACTGGCTCGCGGCGGGCCGTCAGGGGCTTGCGCTCAAGACTCTGGCGGAGGCGGCGGCGCTCGCCCCCGGCGACTGGAGCGTCCAGTCCGCCCACGGCGTCGCCCTCGACGCCGCCGGGCGCACCGCCGAGGCCCAGGCCGCCTACGCCCGCGCCCTCGCGGTCTCGCCCGACAATCCCGAAGTTCTCAACAACCTCGCGCTGTCGCAGGCGACCGACGGCCGCCTCGACGACGCCATCGCCACCCTCCGCGTCGCCGACGAACAGCCGCGCGCGGGCATGCAGGTGCGCCAGAACCTCGCGCTGCTGCTCGCGCTGCGCGGCGACGTCGCCGCGGCCGAGCGCGCCGCCCCCCGCGACCTGCCGCCCGAGGTGACGCGTGAAAACGCCGCGTTCCTGCGTTGGCTCGCGGCCCATCGCCGTCAATAG
- a CDS encoding Flp pilus assembly protein TadC has translation MRETEMAPLEWLIVGIGSVAAFCSVLAVGLHLAARDPLSGRLKAVAARRRELSAREIERLGGRFQAKRHVGMMKAVIARLNLQELLEARELKLKLARAGYRSANAAVTFIFARVALPLVLMALALLWVYSPGFGDHPGTTRLMIALSAFIVGGFLPPIWLANQAQRRRTLLVRGFPEALDLMVICVEAGQSVEGALLRVTDELGPSSPALAEEIGLTAAELAFLGDRRQAWDNLAERTGIPQFKSLSTALVQSEKYGTPVGQALRVLAQENREARMAAAEKKGAALPAKLTVPMICFFLPVLFLVIGGPAAIQIIALRAGY, from the coding sequence GTGAGGGAAACCGAGATGGCGCCACTCGAATGGCTGATCGTCGGAATCGGGTCCGTCGCCGCGTTCTGCTCGGTGCTGGCGGTGGGGCTGCACCTCGCCGCCCGCGATCCCCTCTCCGGGCGGCTCAAGGCGGTGGCGGCGCGGCGGCGCGAGTTGTCGGCGCGCGAGATCGAGCGTCTCGGCGGCCGCTTCCAGGCGAAGCGCCACGTCGGCATGATGAAGGCGGTGATCGCCCGGCTCAACCTCCAGGAACTGCTGGAGGCGCGGGAACTCAAGCTCAAGCTCGCGCGCGCCGGATACCGCAGCGCCAACGCCGCGGTCACCTTCATCTTCGCGCGGGTGGCGCTGCCGCTGGTGCTGATGGCGCTGGCGCTGCTGTGGGTCTACTCGCCGGGCTTCGGCGATCACCCCGGCACCACCCGCCTGATGATCGCGCTCAGCGCCTTCATCGTCGGCGGCTTCCTGCCGCCGATCTGGCTCGCCAATCAGGCGCAGCGCCGCCGGACGCTGCTGGTGCGCGGCTTCCCCGAGGCGCTCGATCTGATGGTGATCTGCGTCGAGGCGGGGCAGTCGGTGGAAGGGGCGCTGCTGCGCGTCACCGACGAACTCGGCCCGTCGTCGCCCGCGCTCGCCGAGGAGATCGGCCTCACCGCCGCCGAACTCGCGTTCCTCGGCGACCGGCGGCAGGCGTGGGACAACCTCGCCGAGCGCACCGGGATTCCGCAGTTCAAATCGCTCTCCACCGCGCTGGTGCAGTCGGAAAAGTACGGCACGCCGGTGGGGCAGGCGCTGCGGGTGCTGGCGCAGGAGAACCGCGAGGCGCGGATGGCGGCGGCGGAGAAGAAGGGCGCGGCGCTGCCCGCCAAGCTCACGGTGCCGATGATCTGCTTCTTCCTGCCGGTGCTGTTCCTGGTGATCGGCGGTCCGGCGGCGATCCAGATCATCGCCCTGCGCGCGGGCTATTGA
- a CDS encoding Flp pilus assembly protein TadB, whose product MPDLPTVVFLAVLSLLLSLGGFGWWLANLVNGPRARLKRRAAAVAGGRAQAAATARGPRSSRRAIQARIDAESRKRRRAWAWTLREQLRRAGLKVELRHYLAANAGLAALAALFAWAGHLPPIAMPLLAAIVGLGLPKMAVSILAERRANRFTAQFAEALDVIVRGLRTGLPLGECIAAIGNDMPPPLGAEFRLIAENQRLGLSLTEALDRAVENMPTADFKYFGIVLAIQQQTGGNLAETLAKLADVLRARKRMRDKIRAFSAEAKASACIIGSLPIVVAALMFLVGRDYVMLLFVTELGRLMLAVGAVMMVAGALVMRRMIDFDM is encoded by the coding sequence ATGCCTGACCTGCCGACCGTCGTCTTCCTCGCGGTGCTGTCGCTGCTGCTGTCGCTCGGCGGCTTCGGCTGGTGGCTGGCGAACCTCGTCAACGGTCCGCGCGCCCGGCTCAAACGCCGCGCCGCCGCGGTCGCGGGCGGCCGCGCCCAGGCCGCGGCCACGGCGCGCGGACCGCGCTCCAGCCGCCGCGCGATCCAGGCGCGCATCGATGCCGAAAGCCGCAAGCGGCGGCGCGCCTGGGCCTGGACCCTGCGCGAGCAACTGCGGCGGGCGGGCCTGAAAGTCGAACTGCGCCACTATCTCGCGGCGAACGCCGGTCTCGCCGCGCTCGCCGCGCTGTTCGCCTGGGCGGGCCACCTGCCGCCGATCGCGATGCCGCTGCTCGCCGCGATCGTCGGCCTCGGTCTGCCGAAGATGGCGGTGTCGATCCTCGCCGAGCGCCGCGCCAACCGCTTCACCGCACAGTTCGCCGAGGCGCTCGACGTGATCGTGCGCGGCCTGCGCACCGGCCTGCCGCTCGGCGAGTGCATCGCCGCGATCGGCAACGACATGCCGCCGCCGCTCGGCGCCGAATTCCGCCTGATCGCCGAGAACCAGCGCCTCGGCCTGTCGCTGACCGAGGCACTCGACCGCGCGGTCGAGAACATGCCGACCGCCGACTTCAAGTACTTCGGCATCGTGCTGGCGATCCAGCAGCAGACCGGCGGCAACCTCGCCGAGACTCTCGCCAAGCTCGCCGACGTGCTGCGCGCGCGCAAGCGCATGCGCGACAAGATCAGGGCGTTCTCGGCGGAGGCGAAGGCCTCGGCGTGCATCATCGGCTCGCTGCCGATCGTCGTCGCGGCGCTGATGTTCCTGGTCGGACGGGACTACGTGATGCTGCTGTTCGTCACCGAACTCGGCCGCCTCATGCTCGCGGTCGGCGCGGTGATGATGGTCGCGGGCGCGCTGGTGATGCGCAGGATGATCGACTTCGACATGTGA
- a CDS encoding Flp pilus assembly protein, ATPase CpaF: MFGRRTAPHPAPRPRAAAAPPPAPAAAPERSAEQRLSDIKIAVFNDLINAVDPAELTKLDAQGMREEISDIVAEIISMRSMTLSAAEQQVVIADICNDMLGLGPLEPLVARDDIADIMVNGCDKVYIETGGRIELTDIRFRDNAQLMNICQRIVSAVGRRVDEASPICDARLADGSRVNVIVPPLALDGPTLTIRKFKRDKLTLDKLIGFGTISPAGAQLLAIAAACRCNILISGGTGSGKTTLLNCLTSYIDAGERIVTCEDAAELQLQQPHVVRLETRPPNLEGVGQVTMRDLVRNCLRMRPERIIVGEVRGPEAFEMLQAMNTGHDGSMGTIHANTPRDALSRVENMVAMGGFSLPDKAVREQIAAAVNLIVQASRLRDGSRKITHVTEVVGMEGEVITLQDLMVYEIEGEDAQGRIVGRHRPTGIRPAFWERARYYGRERDLAEALRDA, from the coding sequence ATGTTCGGCCGCCGCACCGCTCCGCACCCCGCACCCCGGCCCCGCGCAGCCGCCGCGCCGCCGCCCGCCCCCGCCGCCGCGCCGGAGCGATCGGCCGAACAGCGCCTGTCGGACATCAAGATCGCGGTGTTCAACGACCTCATCAACGCGGTCGACCCGGCCGAGCTGACCAAGCTCGACGCCCAGGGAATGCGCGAGGAGATCTCCGACATCGTCGCCGAGATCATCTCGATGCGCAGCATGACGCTGTCGGCCGCCGAACAGCAGGTGGTGATCGCCGACATCTGCAACGACATGCTCGGCCTCGGCCCCCTCGAACCGCTGGTCGCGCGCGACGACATCGCCGACATCATGGTCAACGGCTGCGACAAGGTCTACATCGAGACCGGCGGCCGCATCGAGCTCACCGACATCCGATTCCGCGACAACGCGCAACTGATGAACATCTGCCAGCGCATCGTCTCGGCGGTGGGGCGGCGGGTGGACGAAGCCAGCCCGATCTGCGACGCCCGCCTCGCCGACGGCAGCCGCGTCAACGTCATCGTCCCGCCGCTCGCCCTCGACGGCCCGACCCTGACGATCCGCAAGTTCAAGCGCGACAAGCTCACCCTCGACAAGCTGATCGGCTTCGGCACGATCTCGCCGGCGGGCGCGCAGCTCCTCGCCATCGCCGCCGCGTGCCGCTGCAACATCCTGATCTCGGGCGGCACCGGCTCGGGCAAGACCACCCTGCTCAACTGCCTGACCAGCTACATCGACGCGGGCGAACGCATCGTCACCTGCGAGGACGCGGCGGAGCTTCAACTCCAGCAGCCCCACGTGGTGCGCCTCGAAACCCGGCCGCCCAACCTCGAAGGGGTCGGCCAGGTGACGATGCGCGACCTGGTGCGCAACTGCCTGCGCATGCGGCCCGAGCGCATCATCGTCGGCGAGGTGCGCGGACCGGAGGCGTTCGAGATGCTGCAGGCGATGAACACCGGCCACGACGGCTCGATGGGCACGATCCACGCCAACACCCCGCGCGACGCCCTCTCGCGCGTCGAGAACATGGTGGCGATGGGCGGCTTCAGCCTGCCCGACAAGGCGGTGCGCGAACAGATCGCCGCGGCGGTCAACCTGATCGTCCAGGCCTCGCGCCTGCGCGACGGCAGCCGCAAGATCACCCACGTCACCGAGGTGGTGGGCATGGAGGGCGAGGTGATCACCCTTCAGGACCTGATGGTCTACGAGATCGAGGGCGAGGACGCGCAGGGGCGGATCGTCGGCCGCCACCGCCCCACCGGCATCCGCCCGGCGTTCTGGGAGCGCGCCCGCTACTACGGCCGCGAGCGCGATCTGGCGGAGGCGTTGCGCGATGCCTGA
- a CDS encoding Flp pilus assembly protein, ATPase CpaE, with protein MIFRATIDAFVLSPETAAAFESLKADGAFAMARIAVHPGGLAAAADAYAARPTPQLVVVEEADDDATMLARLDRLAEVCDPGTRVIVIGRLNDIDLFRTLMARGVGEYLVTPVETPRLAAAIARLFADPDAAPRGKVLAFWGARGGVGASTLAQNVAHALGRRLGEAAIYLDLDLAFGTSLLAFNVDPRQTAVDLLSQPERLDAVLLDRLMVTYDDAVRVLAAPADPHHAATATLDGVDRLLDLAATMAPAVVADLPRAWCDWTAHVLAAAHETVVVATPDLAALRETKTMLDAIGPRRAAGAPARVALNKLDAYRKTQLSPKDFAETLGVDPALALPFEPQLFGEAANTGQMLAAVARGHKVVEQIGGFAERLVGRAAGRKAPANPLLRLLRR; from the coding sequence ATGATCTTCCGCGCCACCATCGACGCCTTCGTCCTCTCGCCCGAGACCGCGGCAGCGTTCGAAAGCCTGAAGGCCGACGGCGCCTTCGCGATGGCGCGGATCGCGGTGCATCCGGGTGGCCTGGCGGCGGCGGCGGACGCCTACGCCGCGCGCCCCACGCCGCAGCTGGTGGTGGTCGAGGAGGCGGACGACGACGCGACGATGCTCGCCCGCCTCGACCGGCTCGCCGAGGTCTGCGATCCGGGCACGCGGGTGATCGTGATCGGCCGCCTCAACGACATCGACCTGTTCCGCACCCTGATGGCGCGCGGCGTCGGCGAATATCTGGTGACGCCGGTGGAAACGCCCCGGCTCGCCGCCGCGATCGCCCGGCTGTTCGCCGATCCGGACGCCGCGCCGCGCGGCAAGGTGCTGGCGTTCTGGGGCGCGCGCGGCGGCGTCGGCGCCTCGACCCTGGCGCAGAACGTCGCCCACGCGCTCGGGCGGCGGCTCGGCGAAGCCGCGATCTACCTCGACCTCGACCTCGCCTTCGGCACCTCGCTGCTGGCCTTCAACGTCGACCCGCGGCAGACCGCGGTCGACCTCCTGAGCCAGCCCGAACGCCTCGACGCGGTGCTGCTCGACCGCCTGATGGTGACCTACGACGACGCGGTGCGGGTGCTCGCCGCCCCCGCCGACCCGCATCACGCCGCCACCGCCACCCTCGACGGCGTCGACCGCCTGCTCGACCTCGCGGCGACGATGGCCCCGGCGGTGGTGGCGGACCTGCCGCGGGCGTGGTGCGACTGGACCGCCCACGTCCTCGCCGCCGCCCACGAGACCGTGGTGGTGGCGACGCCCGACCTCGCCGCGCTGCGCGAGACCAAGACGATGCTGGACGCGATCGGACCGCGCCGCGCCGCCGGCGCCCCGGCGCGGGTGGCGCTCAACAAGCTCGACGCCTACCGCAAGACCCAGTTGAGCCCCAAGGACTTCGCCGAGACCCTGGGGGTGGACCCGGCGCTGGCGCTGCCGTTCGAGCCGCAGCTGTTCGGCGAGGCCGCCAACACCGGACAGATGCTCGCCGCCGTCGCCCGGGGGCACAAGGTGGTGGAGCAGATCGGCGGCTTCGCCGAACGGCTCGTCGGCCGCGCCGCCGGGCGCAAGGCCCCCGCCAACCCGCTGCTGCGCCTGTTGCGCCGGTAG
- a CDS encoding Type IV pili component, with amino-acid sequence MRPLLAAFALLGLAACADPQPLADFDPHQRFRATVAQRQAVATIAPAEDGEIADADRAVLADLAREHQRRGAGAVVVSVAPGDAAARAFGERIAAALGDAGAADVRVETAEAADARAVSVRVPVWVAVVPTCGEWTEPVSPDFRNQNTANFGCAVVRNAALMVADPADLERARDASGRSGARALDVLTKYGKGEPTSAKSEDVRPVTLTTIGVAR; translated from the coding sequence ATGCGTCCGCTGCTCGCCGCCTTCGCGCTCCTCGGCCTCGCCGCCTGCGCCGATCCGCAGCCGCTTGCCGACTTCGACCCGCACCAGCGCTTCCGCGCCACCGTCGCGCAACGCCAGGCGGTGGCGACGATCGCACCCGCGGAAGACGGCGAGATCGCCGACGCCGACCGCGCCGTCCTCGCCGATCTCGCGCGCGAGCATCAGCGGCGCGGCGCGGGCGCGGTGGTGGTGTCGGTCGCCCCGGGCGACGCCGCCGCCCGCGCCTTCGGCGAACGGATCGCCGCCGCCCTCGGCGATGCGGGCGCCGCCGACGTCCGCGTCGAAACCGCCGAAGCGGCGGATGCGCGCGCGGTTTCGGTGCGCGTGCCGGTGTGGGTGGCGGTGGTGCCGACGTGCGGCGAATGGACCGAGCCGGTCTCGCCCGACTTCCGCAATCAGAACACCGCCAACTTCGGCTGCGCGGTCGTCCGCAACGCGGCGCTGATGGTCGCCGACCCGGCCGACCTCGAACGCGCCCGCGACGCCAGCGGCCGCAGCGGCGCACGCGCCCTCGACGTGCTGACGAAATACGGCAAGGGCGAGCCGACCAGCGCGAAATCCGAGGACGTGCGGCCGGTCACCCTTACCACCATCGGCGTCGCGCGCTGA
- a CDS encoding Flp pilus assembly protein, secretin CpaC, whose product MRGVPLLFFALVLAGFASAATAEIQPPLPLAAPRTPVTATPLPQLTPPRTLDAVVTRTPTEALDLALNKTVALTLPEPVRDIVVGNPDVVDALVRAPDQVVLAARGIGRSDVTFFNRVGGVMRRIAVDVHLDADGLKGALAAVMPEETGIRVSAVGDAIYLAGAVRNDAAVLQARGLARRFVRDDASVVNLLRVSSEQQVMLRVKVAEMQKTVLKELGIGLAGPLLRAGDAAVNIGTNATIGLTQSASQLFGTVTVTGISSLVGTLSALERQGLVRTLVEPNLTAVSGETANLLAGGEFPIPAAEDLGRISIEFKQFGVLLNFTPVVLDPGRISLKLSSEVSAIDRSLSVRLASTEVPGLTVRRASSTVEMASGGSIMIAGLLQNDIASDLNGLPGLMDIPVLGALFKSSSFRRQESELVVVVSAYVVQPLEKPALALPTDGFAPSSDLDRLLLDRLQETYLVKSPEAPVPPELRGPVGYIVR is encoded by the coding sequence CGCTGCCGCAGCTCACCCCGCCGCGCACCCTCGACGCCGTGGTGACCCGCACCCCCACCGAGGCCCTCGACCTCGCGCTCAACAAGACCGTCGCGCTGACGCTGCCCGAACCGGTGCGCGACATCGTCGTCGGCAACCCCGACGTGGTCGACGCGCTGGTGCGCGCGCCCGATCAGGTGGTGCTGGCAGCGCGCGGCATCGGCCGCAGCGACGTCACCTTCTTCAACCGCGTCGGCGGGGTGATGCGGCGGATCGCGGTGGACGTCCACCTCGACGCCGACGGCCTCAAGGGCGCGCTCGCCGCGGTGATGCCGGAGGAGACCGGCATCCGCGTCTCCGCCGTCGGCGACGCGATCTACCTCGCGGGGGCGGTGCGCAACGACGCCGCGGTGCTCCAGGCGCGCGGCCTCGCGCGCCGCTTCGTGCGCGACGACGCGAGCGTCGTCAACCTGCTGCGGGTCTCCTCGGAACAGCAGGTGATGCTGCGGGTCAAGGTTGCGGAAATGCAGAAGACGGTGCTGAAGGAGCTGGGCATCGGTCTCGCCGGGCCGTTGCTGCGCGCCGGCGACGCCGCCGTCAACATCGGCACCAACGCCACCATCGGCCTCACCCAAAGCGCGTCGCAACTGTTCGGCACCGTCACCGTCACCGGCATCAGCTCGCTGGTCGGCACCCTCAGCGCCCTCGAACGCCAGGGCCTGGTGCGCACCCTGGTGGAGCCCAACCTCACCGCGGTTTCGGGCGAGACCGCCAACCTCCTCGCGGGCGGCGAATTCCCGATCCCGGCGGCCGAGGACCTCGGCCGCATCTCGATCGAGTTCAAGCAGTTCGGCGTGCTGCTCAACTTCACCCCGGTGGTGCTCGACCCCGGCCGCATCTCGCTCAAGCTCAGTTCCGAGGTCAGCGCCATCGACCGCTCGCTGTCGGTGCGGCTCGCCAGCACCGAGGTGCCCGGGCTCACCGTGCGGCGCGCGTCCTCGACCGTGGAGATGGCGTCGGGCGGCTCGATCATGATCGCCGGGCTGCTGCAGAACGACATCGCCTCCGACCTCAACGGCCTGCCGGGGTTGATGGATATCCCGGTGCTCGGCGCGCTGTTCAAGTCGTCGTCGTTCCGCCGTCAGGAGAGCGAACTGGTGGTGGTGGTCTCCGCCTACGTCGTGCAGCCGCTCGAAAAGCCCGCGCTCGCGCTGCCGACCGACGGCTTCGCCCCGTCCTCCGACCTCGACCGCCTGCTCCTCGACCGGTTGCAGGAGACCTATCTCGTCAAATCCCCCGAGGCCCCCGTCCCGCCCGAGCTGCGCGGCCCGGTGGGCTACATCGTGCGCTAG